The Chloroflexota bacterium genome contains a region encoding:
- the ftsY gene encoding signal recognition particle-docking protein FtsY — protein sequence MFNFLKRKEQVKESLTKTRQSFFSKLTSLVVKNEVTEEYWTALEEILIGADVGVDTTVALVDKLRVRAEKEGARTTDRVQAMLKEELIAILKIQNSEFKIQNSIPQVVLVVGVNGSGKTTSIGKLTNYLKAQNKKVILAAADTFRAAAIDQLKIWGERNGVDVVAHQPDSDPGAVAYDAWQAANARHADYLVVDTAGRLQTKFNLMKELEKIARVLQKNDPTAPHETLLVLDAVTGQNGLQQAREFKKATPLTGLILTKLDGTAKGGIVFAIVKELQVPIKFIGTGEAIDDFAEFDAQDFVDGLFE from the coding sequence ATGTTTAATTTTCTGAAACGCAAAGAACAAGTCAAAGAGAGTCTTACCAAAACGCGGCAATCGTTCTTTTCGAAACTGACCTCGCTCGTCGTCAAGAACGAAGTGACCGAGGAATACTGGACCGCGCTCGAAGAAATACTCATCGGCGCAGATGTGGGCGTGGACACGACCGTCGCGCTCGTGGACAAGTTGCGCGTGCGCGCAGAGAAAGAAGGTGCGCGCACAACGGATCGCGTTCAAGCGATGCTTAAGGAAGAACTGATCGCGATTCTCAAAATCCAAAATTCGGAATTCAAAATTCAAAATTCGATTCCGCAGGTTGTGCTTGTGGTCGGGGTCAATGGTTCGGGTAAGACGACGAGCATCGGTAAACTGACGAACTATCTCAAAGCGCAAAATAAAAAAGTGATTCTCGCGGCGGCGGATACGTTTCGTGCCGCGGCGATTGACCAACTAAAAATCTGGGGCGAGCGGAATGGCGTGGATGTCGTCGCGCATCAACCGGATTCCGACCCAGGCGCCGTCGCGTACGATGCATGGCAAGCCGCGAACGCACGGCACGCGGACTATCTCGTCGTAGACACGGCGGGACGTTTGCAGACCAAGTTCAACTTGATGAAGGAACTCGAAAAAATCGCGCGCGTTCTGCAAAAGAACGATCCGACCGCGCCGCACGAAACCTTGCTCGTGCTCGATGCAGTGACCGGGCAGAATGGTTTGCAGCAAGCGCGCGAATTCAAAAAAGCGACGCCGCTCACGGGCTTGATTCTGACGAAACTTGATGGCACCGCCAAGGGCGGCATCGTGTTTGCGATTGTCAAGGAATTGCAAGTGCCGATCAAGTTTATCGGCACTGGTGAAGCGATTGACGATTTCGCCGAGTTCGACGCGCAAGATTTTGTAGATGGATTGTTTGAGTGA